A stretch of the Butyricicoccus intestinisimiae genome encodes the following:
- a CDS encoding Gfo/Idh/MocA family protein, whose product MNEIRIGLIGGGWMGKAHTTAFHNAKMIFGDDMPVFEIVSDVTEDAAKAFAEQMGYARYTADWHDVVSDPAVDLVDVATPNCMHYEMAKAALEHGKHVFCEKPLSLSAQQSRELAQLAKEKGVVNYCGFSNIMNPANQYVAELVKSGRLGKIMRVHATYDQDMLLDPKIPLAWRHINKLAGSGALGDLCSHLLSVSQMILGDMEAVTAVQSIVIPERPVKAGSSEMGTVENDDVISFLVKYKNGAIGDFSSSRVATGRKNYFYYEIQGTEGSVVYDLERMCEVQVYFKSDADVDRGRDCGFRTVLLNPEHKGFKWFQPAGGIAIAFDDMKTLQAHTLMQALHGGEYICNFAMGAKVDGVIDAVLKSVKSGQWEQC is encoded by the coding sequence ATGAACGAGATTCGCATTGGTTTGATTGGCGGCGGCTGGATGGGCAAAGCGCACACCACAGCGTTTCACAATGCAAAGATGATTTTCGGAGATGACATGCCGGTGTTCGAAATCGTCAGCGATGTGACAGAAGATGCAGCGAAAGCATTTGCTGAGCAGATGGGCTACGCGAGATATACAGCGGATTGGCACGACGTTGTGTCGGATCCGGCTGTCGATTTGGTGGACGTTGCGACGCCGAATTGTATGCACTATGAGATGGCAAAGGCGGCACTGGAGCATGGCAAGCATGTGTTCTGTGAAAAGCCGCTGAGCCTGTCCGCACAGCAGTCCAGAGAGCTGGCGCAGCTGGCAAAGGAAAAAGGCGTTGTCAATTACTGTGGATTTTCCAATATTATGAATCCGGCAAACCAGTATGTGGCAGAACTTGTAAAATCCGGCAGACTGGGCAAGATTATGCGCGTCCATGCGACATATGATCAGGATATGCTGCTCGATCCGAAGATTCCGCTGGCATGGAGACACATCAATAAGCTGGCGGGTTCCGGCGCGCTGGGCGATCTGTGCAGCCATCTGCTTTCTGTTTCGCAGATGATTCTGGGCGATATGGAAGCCGTTACAGCGGTGCAGTCCATTGTCATTCCAGAGCGTCCGGTAAAAGCTGGCTCGTCTGAGATGGGAACGGTAGAAAATGACGATGTGATTTCCTTCCTTGTGAAGTATAAGAACGGTGCCATTGGTGACTTCTCGTCCTCCCGTGTGGCAACCGGACGCAAGAATTATTTCTATTATGAGATTCAAGGCACGGAAGGCTCGGTTGTCTACGACTTGGAGCGCATGTGCGAGGTACAGGTATATTTCAAGTCGGATGCAGATGTTGACCGCGGACGCGATTGCGGTTTCCGCACGGTACTGCTCAATCCGGAACACAAGGGCTTTAAATGGTTCCAGCCGGCTGGCGGCATTGCCATTGCATTTGACGATATGAAAACCTTGCAGGCGCACACGCTGATGCAGGCGCTGCACGGCGGAGAATATATTTGTAATTTTGCCATGGGCGCAAAGGTTGACGGTGTGATTGATGCCGTGCTCAAGTCGGTCAAGAGCGGTCAGTGGGAACAGTGCTGA
- a CDS encoding AraC family transcriptional regulator — MRIDAGILPDSVRFFHEPDAFTEQALYHTPHVGVYHCDSQYNFSRAGETCLDICQAIFMDQGTLTVRYHEQEITASPGMLILLDCREPHEYFAVSPEIRFRWFHIVGASSFAYIAHIIQSHGFVIQTAKNADIERFFAQIITDAKQDANAYVISAHVEQLLAGLASLAVETKPDAVEQSMIDSAQYIEAHYAEKEAKIPALAARAALSTCYYLRKFKEYHGVTPHQYLQSVRLRAAKEQLTVTAHSIEQIAEDCGFCSTSHFIMAFRKNTGLTPLQFRILWK, encoded by the coding sequence ATGCGCATAGATGCGGGAATTCTTCCGGATTCTGTCCGTTTTTTTCACGAGCCGGATGCATTCACAGAGCAGGCACTATATCACACGCCGCACGTCGGCGTCTATCACTGTGACTCTCAATACAATTTTTCCCGCGCAGGAGAAACCTGCCTAGACATTTGCCAAGCGATTTTTATGGATCAAGGCACATTGACTGTGCGTTACCACGAGCAGGAAATTACTGCATCTCCCGGCATGCTGATTTTGCTCGACTGCCGAGAACCGCATGAATATTTTGCCGTCTCTCCGGAAATCCGTTTCCGCTGGTTTCACATCGTCGGCGCTTCCAGCTTTGCCTACATTGCCCACATTATTCAATCGCATGGATTTGTCATCCAAACCGCAAAGAACGCCGACATCGAACGGTTTTTCGCGCAGATTATCACGGATGCCAAACAGGATGCAAATGCCTATGTCATCTCTGCGCATGTAGAGCAGCTGCTCGCCGGTCTCGCATCGCTCGCCGTAGAGACCAAGCCGGATGCCGTGGAACAGTCGATGATCGACTCCGCCCAGTATATAGAAGCGCATTATGCCGAAAAAGAGGCAAAAATCCCCGCACTTGCCGCCCGCGCCGCGCTGAGCACCTGCTATTATCTTCGCAAGTTCAAAGAATATCACGGCGTCACCCCGCATCAATATTTACAATCGGTTCGCCTGCGCGCCGCAAAAGAGCAGCTCACCGTAACTGCGCACAGCATCGAACAAATCGCAGAGGACTGCGGATTTTGCAGCACATCCCATTTTATTATGGCATTTCGAAAGAACACCGGACTGACCCCGCTGCAATTTCGAATTCTTTGGAAATAA
- a CDS encoding sodium:solute symporter family protein, producing MKLIVLLVYFAVLIGIGLYCRRHATDVNGFVLGGRSVGPWLTAFAYGTSYFSAVIFVGYAGQFGWKYGIASTWIGIGNALVGSLLAWVVLGRRTRIMTQHLDSATMPAFFGSRFDSKALKIGSSAIIFVFLIPYTASLYNGLSRLFGMAFNIDYTVCIVLMAILTAIYVIAGGYMATAINDFIQGIIMLFGIVIIIAAVLMSKGGFMEAVNGLAQVSDPAASAQPGVFASFFGPDPLNLLGVVILTSLGTWGLPQMVQKFYAIKDESSIHKGSVISTLFALVVSGGCYFLGGFGRLFSDQVNIEADGFDSIIPTMLSNLTPILIALVVILVLSASMSTLSSLVIASSSTLTIDFLGGTFMKNMSQRKLLITIRVFIFVFIAISAVIAIVQYKSNVTFIAQLMGISWGALAGAFLAPFLYGLYWKRTSRLACWVCFIFGCGLMIANMLFRTSFPTLLQSPINCGAVAMIVGLILVPVISLISPAPNKEIVDDAFSCYDKETTVPQKTALGK from the coding sequence ATGAAACTGATTGTTTTACTCGTGTACTTCGCCGTGCTCATTGGCATCGGCTTGTACTGCCGCCGACACGCCACCGATGTCAACGGCTTCGTCCTCGGCGGCCGCTCGGTCGGCCCATGGCTGACCGCATTCGCTTACGGTACGTCGTACTTCTCTGCCGTCATCTTTGTCGGCTACGCCGGTCAGTTCGGCTGGAAATACGGCATCGCTTCCACGTGGATTGGCATCGGCAACGCGCTGGTCGGTTCGCTGCTCGCTTGGGTCGTTCTCGGACGCCGCACGCGCATCATGACGCAGCACTTGGACTCCGCAACAATGCCCGCCTTCTTCGGCTCCCGCTTCGACAGCAAGGCACTCAAGATTGGCTCTTCCGCCATTATTTTCGTGTTCTTGATTCCGTACACCGCTTCGCTGTACAACGGCTTATCCCGCCTGTTCGGCATGGCATTCAACATTGACTACACCGTCTGTATCGTTCTCATGGCGATTTTGACCGCGATTTACGTCATCGCAGGCGGCTACATGGCAACCGCCATCAATGACTTTATTCAAGGCATCATCATGCTGTTTGGCATTGTGATTATCATTGCCGCTGTGCTGATGAGCAAGGGCGGCTTTATGGAAGCGGTCAACGGTCTGGCACAGGTTTCCGATCCGGCAGCCTCTGCGCAGCCGGGCGTCTTTGCTTCGTTCTTTGGTCCCGACCCGCTCAACCTGCTCGGCGTTGTCATCCTGACCAGCCTTGGCACATGGGGTCTGCCGCAGATGGTACAGAAGTTCTACGCCATCAAGGACGAATCCTCGATTCACAAGGGTTCTGTCATTTCCACGCTGTTCGCGCTGGTTGTATCCGGCGGCTGCTACTTCTTGGGCGGCTTCGGTCGTCTGTTCTCGGATCAGGTCAACATCGAGGCGGACGGCTTTGATTCCATCATTCCGACCATGCTCTCCAATCTGACACCGATTCTCATTGCACTGGTTGTCATCTTGGTGCTGTCCGCGTCCATGTCCACGCTGTCCTCTCTGGTTATCGCGTCCAGCTCGACGCTGACGATTGATTTCCTCGGCGGCACATTCATGAAGAACATGAGCCAGCGCAAGCTGCTTATCACCATTCGCGTATTTATCTTTGTATTCATCGCCATCTCTGCGGTGATTGCGATTGTCCAGTACAAGAGCAACGTGACCTTTATCGCTCAGCTGATGGGCATCTCGTGGGGCGCACTCGCAGGCGCATTCCTCGCGCCGTTCCTGTACGGTCTGTACTGGAAGCGCACCAGCCGTCTGGCGTGCTGGGTATGCTTCATCTTCGGCTGCGGTCTGATGATTGCGAACATGCTGTTCCGCACCAGCTTCCCGACGCTGCTGCAGTCCCCGATTAACTGCGGCGCTGTCGCTATGATTGTCGGCTTAATTCTGGTTCCGGTCATCAGCCTGATTTCTCCGGCACCGAACAAAGAAATTGTAGACGATGCGTTCTCCTGCTACGACAAGGAGACCACCGTTCCGCAGAAAACCGCTCTGGGAAAATAA
- a CDS encoding YczE/YyaS/YitT family protein, protein MPISSETLKRYALCILGLFFSAQGVAITKLGALGVSPISSVANVMSLRLPALSLGNWLIIWNCVLILGQILILRRKFQPIQLLQIPLSFLFGYFTDFGMWAFSWACPELYPLRLVNICCGTIMLGFGISFCVIANAVMNSGEAFVKAVSDTTRKDFGTLKICFDVSCVGIALVLSLLFFDFTIQGTREGTLIAALCTGMVIKFFTPRLRQPLERFIGCHRAQKEEISA, encoded by the coding sequence ATGCCAATTTCATCAGAAACACTGAAACGGTATGCATTATGTATCTTGGGCCTGTTCTTCTCGGCGCAGGGCGTTGCGATCACCAAGCTGGGCGCATTGGGCGTTTCCCCGATTTCTTCGGTCGCCAATGTCATGAGCTTGCGTCTGCCGGCGCTGTCGCTCGGCAACTGGCTGATTATCTGGAACTGCGTGCTCATTCTCGGTCAGATTTTGATTTTGCGCCGCAAATTCCAGCCGATTCAGCTGCTTCAGATTCCGTTGTCTTTCCTCTTTGGTTATTTTACAGATTTCGGTATGTGGGCATTCTCTTGGGCTTGTCCGGAGCTGTATCCGCTGCGTCTGGTCAACATCTGCTGCGGCACGATCATGCTGGGTTTTGGCATTTCCTTCTGCGTCATTGCCAACGCCGTCATGAACTCGGGCGAGGCATTTGTCAAGGCGGTTTCCGACACCACGCGCAAGGATTTCGGCACACTGAAAATCTGCTTTGACGTCAGCTGCGTAGGCATCGCACTGGTTCTGTCTTTACTTTTCTTTGACTTTACCATTCAGGGCACCCGCGAGGGCACACTGATTGCCGCGCTGTGCACCGGCATGGTCATCAAATTCTTTACACCGCGTCTGCGTCAGCCGCTGGAGCGCTTTATCGGCTGCCATCGCGCACAGAAAGAGGAGATTTCCGCATGA
- a CDS encoding amidohydrolase family protein codes for MIIDFHTHTFPAKIAHSVIAHLQSKSRSMAFTDATNDGLRRSMDNAGIDLSILLPVMTNTHQVPKLNEIAARTNEHWEETGLLSFGGMHPEYTNYKEELRHIADMGIKGIKLHPAYQGYDFDDIRYMRIIDKAAELGLIVLTHAGMDIGIPEHNYCSTAHIRHVMQEVGPDKLVLAHMGGWQGWRDVANNLADLPVYFDTAFSMGDILPAPNTIRAEEESHNMNKQQFAFLAHTLGTDKLLFATDCPWSSQSESLAFLRDCEFTEQELADILGNNAQKLLKL; via the coding sequence ATGATTATTGATTTTCACACCCATACATTTCCTGCCAAAATTGCACATTCCGTCATCGCGCATTTACAGAGCAAATCGCGTTCCATGGCATTTACCGACGCGACCAACGACGGTCTGCGCCGCTCCATGGACAACGCCGGCATTGACCTGTCGATTTTGCTGCCGGTTATGACCAACACGCATCAGGTACCCAAGCTCAATGAAATTGCCGCCCGCACCAATGAACATTGGGAGGAAACCGGTTTGCTGTCGTTCGGCGGCATGCATCCGGAATACACCAACTACAAAGAGGAACTGCGGCATATTGCAGACATGGGCATCAAGGGCATCAAGCTGCATCCGGCATATCAGGGCTATGACTTTGACGACATTCGGTACATGCGCATCATAGACAAGGCAGCAGAGCTGGGATTGATTGTTTTGACACACGCAGGCATGGACATCGGCATTCCGGAACACAACTACTGTTCGACAGCACATATTCGCCATGTCATGCAGGAGGTCGGTCCGGACAAGCTGGTTCTCGCCCACATGGGCGGCTGGCAGGGCTGGCGCGATGTCGCCAACAATCTCGCCGATTTGCCGGTGTATTTTGACACCGCGTTTTCGATGGGTGATATTCTCCCTGCACCGAACACCATACGCGCAGAAGAAGAATCGCACAACATGAACAAGCAGCAGTTTGCCTTTCTTGCACACACGCTGGGAACCGACAAATTGCTGTTTGCCACAGACTGCCCGTGGAGCAGTCAATCGGAATCTTTGGCATTTCTGCGAGATTGCGAATTTACGGAGCAGGAGCTGGCGGACATTCTGGGGAACAATGCACAAAAGCTGCTGAAGCTATAA